The sequence CGGCTACATCAGCCACGCCCACGACTTCCGCGGCGCCGAGGCGTTCGCCGACAAGGACGTGCTCGTGATCGGCGCGAGCTACTCGGCGGAGGACATCGGCAGCCAGGCGTTCAAGATGGGCGCCCGCTCGGTCACCGCGAGCTTCCGCTCGGCACCGATGGGTTACGACTGGCCCGAAGGCATCGAGGAGCGCCCGGTCGTCGAGCGCTTCGAGGGCGACGTCGTGTTCTTCGCCGACGGCACGTCGAAGCGCGTGGATGCGGTGATCATGTGCACCGGATACCTGCACAAGTACCCGTTCCTCCCCGACGACCTGGCGCTGTCGTCGCCGAACAACGTCTACCCCGACGGCCTCTACCGTGGCGTGGTCTGGCAGGGCAATCCGCGTCTGACCTACCTCGGCGCGCAGGACCAGTGGTTCACGTTCAACATGTTCGACGTGCAGGCCTGGTACGTGCGCGACCTGATCCTCGGCCGCATCGCGTTGCCGGATGAGGCCGAGCGTGCCGCATCCATCGCCGAGTGGCGCACGCGATTCGGGCAGATCGATTCGGCGGCCGCGGAGATCCGCTTCCAAGCCGACTACATCCGCGACCTGTTGGAGCTCACCGACTATCCGGAGTTCGACATCGATCGGGTCGTCGAGATCTTCCTGGCGTGGAAGCACGACAAGAAGGACGACATCATGGGCTACCGCGACCGCGTGTACGAGTCGGTCATGACCGGCACGCTCGCGGTCGTGCACCACACCCCGTGGCTCGAGGAGCTCGACGACTCCCTCGAGCG is a genomic window of Microbacterium maritypicum containing:
- a CDS encoding NAD(P)-binding domain-containing protein, coding for MTSRERVAIIGAGPSGMAQLRAFESAGRAGADIPELVCFEKQADWGGQWNFTWRTGLDEFGEPVHSSMYRNLWSNGPKEALEFADYSFDEHFGRPISSYPPRPVLWDYIAGRLEKSDVRDLIRFQTVVRWIEFDSEREVFTLTSENLPTGESTVEEFDRVIVASGHFSFPNMPDFAGIETFPGYISHAHDFRGAEAFADKDVLVIGASYSAEDIGSQAFKMGARSVTASFRSAPMGYDWPEGIEERPVVERFEGDVVFFADGTSKRVDAVIMCTGYLHKYPFLPDDLALSSPNNVYPDGLYRGVVWQGNPRLTYLGAQDQWFTFNMFDVQAWYVRDLILGRIALPDEAERAASIAEWRTRFGQIDSAAAEIRFQADYIRDLLELTDYPEFDIDRVVEIFLAWKHDKKDDIMGYRDRVYESVMTGTLAVVHHTPWLEELDDSLERYLDVDPDSVETARMVGGLPRDDDREALAAV